One genomic region from Marmota flaviventris isolate mMarFla1 chromosome 6, mMarFla1.hap1, whole genome shotgun sequence encodes:
- the Slc17a4 gene encoding probable small intestine urate exporter: MSTEAAVKVAAGDISSDGHSNTAQEQAPRKGLCSVRHGLALILQLCNFSIYTQQMNLSIAITAMVNSTVAPSQPNASTEMPPTHPQDHWNSSLKESKAVVPAYDWSPEIQGIILSSLNYGSFVAPIPTGYVAGIFGAKYVVGIGLLASSVLTLFIPLAADAGVALLIVLRVIQGIAQVMVLTGQYSIWVKWAPPLERSQLTSIAGSGSMLGTFIVLLTGGLICQNIGWPYVFYIFGGIGCACCLLWFPLVYNDPGNHPFISAGEKRYITCSLAQQDCSPGWTLPLKAMILSLPLWAIVVSYFCEYWLFYTIMSYTPTYISSVLQTNLRDSGILSALPFVVGCVCIILSGLLADCLLSRRVLRLVTIRKLFTAIGVVFSSGVLVALHWVRSSHSTSMVFLVLSSAFSSLCEAGVLVNFLDIAPRYAGFLKGLMQIFAHIAGAISPTVAGVLINQDPEVGWRNMFLLAAAVNISGLVFYLIFGRAEVQDWARERRFTHL, translated from the exons ATGTCTACTGAAGCTGCTGTCAAGGTGGCAGCAGGAGACATTTCCAGCGATGGTCATTCAAACACCGCTCAAGAGCAAGCCCCCAGGAAAG GTCTCTGTTCCGTCCGACACGGGTTGGCCCTCATCTTGCAGCTCTGTAATTTTTCAATTTACACCCAACAAATGAACTTGAGCATTGCCATCACAGCCATGGTGAACAGCACGGTGGCTCCCAGCCAGCCCAACGCCTCCACAGAGATGCCCCCCACGCATCCCCAGGACCACTGGAACTCATCTCTAAAGGAATCCAAGGCAGTG GTCCCTGCATACGACTGGAGTCCTGAGATCCAGGGCATCATCCTCAGCTCCCTCAACTATGGCTCCTTCGTGGCCCCCATCCCCACGGGCTACGTGGCTGGGATATTTGGAGCCAAGTACGTGGTCGGCATCGGCCTGTTGGCTTCCTCCGTCCTGACCCTCTTCATCCCGCTGGCCGCTGATGCTGGAGTGGCCTTGCTCATCGTCCTTCGGGTCATCCAAGGCATAGCCCAG GTTATGGTATTAACAGGTCAATATTCAATTTGGGTCAAATGGGCTCCCCCGCTGGAAAGGAGTCAACTCACCTCCATTGCTGGATCAG GGTCAATGCTGGGGACCTTCATTGTCCTTCTCACTGGTGGCCTCATCTGCCAGAACATAGGATGGCCTTATGTCTTCTATATATTTG GTGGAATTGGATGTGCCTGCTGCCTTCTCTGGTTTCCTCTCGTTTACAATGACCCTGGGAATCACCCCTTCATCAGTGCTGGTGAGAAGAGATACATCACGTGCTCCCTGGCTCAACAG GACTGTTCACCAGGCTGGACTCTGCCCTTAAAAGCCATGATCCTATCCCTGCCACTTTGGGCCATCGTTGTCTCTTACTTCTGTGAATACTGGCTTTTTTATACCATAATGTCGTACACGCCCACATACATCAGTTCCGTACTTCAAACCAACCTCAGAGAT AGCGGGATCCTGTCGGCTCTGCCCTTTGTTGTTGGCTGTGTCTGCATCATCCTGTCAGGTCTCCTGGCCGACTGCCTCCTCTCCAGAAGAGTCCTCAGACTTGTCACCATCAGGAAGCTCTTCACTGCCATAG GCGTGGTCTTCTCCTCTGGGGTCCTGGTGGCCCTGCACTGGGTCAGATCCAGCCACAGCACCAGCATGGTCTTCCTGGTGCTGTCTTCTGCCTTCAGCAGCCTCTGTGAGGCCGGCGTGCTGGTGAACTTCTTGGATATCGCTCCTCG GTATGCTGGCTTCCTCAAGGGGCTGATGCAAATCTTTGCACACATAGCAGGAGCCATCTCGCCCACCGTAGCAGGAGTGCTCATCAACCAG GATCCAGAGGTTGGCTGGAGAAACATGTTCCTGCTGGCAGCTGCCGTCAACATCTCAGGTCTGGTCTTCTACCTCATCTTCGGCCGAGCAGAAGTTCAGGACTGGGCCAGAGAGCGGAGATTCACCCACCTCTGA